In one Candidatus Palibaumannia cicadellinicola genomic region, the following are encoded:
- the ligA gene encoding NAD-dependent DNA ligase LigA, which translates to MKQIEQHIQQLREQLRYWNWLYYVEDAPEVSDVEYDWVMTQLRELEKQRPDLLTNDSPTQHVGGQAQSRFRQVRHKVPMLSLDKILEDTDFLTFDKRVRDRLKHNDDLTYCCELKLDGLAVSLLYKNGKLIRAATRGDGLIGEDVTTNVRTIRMIPLWLKDDGNVPRLIEIRGEVFMSEAGFLRLNEIAKREKSKVFANPRNAAAGSLRQIDPAITATRSLNFLCYGVGLIEGKELPGGHWELLQQFKIWGLPVSDRIRRCAGYNKVLGFYRQVLKMRPVLGFNIDGVVIKVDSLVQQQQLGFIARAPRWAIAYKFPAQEQLTRVQNIEFQVGRTGRITPVARLEPVLVAGALVSNASLHNYDEIKRLGLMIGDTVVIRRAGHVIPQIINVVTAQRSTDAHTVKCPRHCPVCGNEVEQVTGDKIIRCIAGIDCDAQRKEALKHFVSRRAMNVIGMGSQIIDQLVDCKLVQNPADLFRLNKDRVTCLHRMGPKAAQKLINALERAKETTFARFIYALGIREVGEAKAAHLAMYYRNMGALMVADIESLTNVQDIGIIVATHVQNFFNNKNNLAVINELLSPDIGIQWASPLSVLDAVNHAHPFSSKTIVLTGSITTLSREEIKGKLVALGARISGSVSAKTDLLIVGKAPGSKFMKAQQLNIKIMEEAELLSILDAVVKSAKISQT; encoded by the coding sequence ATGAAACAGATCGAACAACATATTCAGCAATTACGTGAACAGCTACGTTATTGGAATTGGTTATATTACGTAGAAGACGCACCAGAAGTGTCTGATGTTGAATATGACTGGGTTATGACGCAATTACGCGAACTAGAAAAGCAACGTCCTGATCTTCTAACCAACGATTCTCCCACACAACATGTTGGTGGACAAGCACAAAGCCGCTTTCGCCAGGTACGCCACAAGGTGCCGATGCTCTCACTAGATAAAATATTAGAAGATACAGATTTCCTTACTTTTGATAAGCGGGTGCGTGATAGATTAAAGCATAACGATGATCTAACCTACTGCTGTGAACTAAAATTAGACGGACTAGCAGTAAGTTTACTCTATAAAAATGGTAAGCTAATACGAGCTGCGACTCGCGGAGACGGTCTGATAGGTGAAGACGTCACTACTAATGTGCGCACTATACGTATGATTCCGTTATGGTTGAAAGATGACGGCAATGTGCCACGCTTAATTGAAATTCGTGGCGAAGTTTTTATGTCAGAAGCCGGTTTCCTGCGTCTGAATGAGATAGCGAAACGAGAAAAAAGCAAGGTTTTTGCTAATCCGCGCAACGCAGCGGCTGGCTCGCTACGACAAATAGATCCTGCTATTACCGCGACACGATCACTAAATTTTTTGTGTTATGGAGTAGGACTAATCGAAGGAAAAGAACTACCAGGAGGTCATTGGGAACTCTTGCAGCAGTTTAAAATATGGGGCTTGCCCGTCAGTGATCGTATCCGCCGTTGTGCAGGCTACAATAAGGTTTTAGGGTTTTATCGCCAGGTGCTTAAGATGAGGCCGGTGCTAGGTTTTAACATCGATGGTGTCGTAATTAAGGTCGATTCTTTAGTGCAGCAGCAGCAGCTTGGCTTTATCGCTCGTGCGCCTCGCTGGGCCATTGCTTATAAATTCCCGGCTCAGGAGCAACTAACCCGGGTACAAAATATTGAGTTTCAGGTCGGTCGTACTGGGAGAATAACGCCAGTAGCACGGCTAGAGCCCGTTTTGGTTGCTGGTGCTCTAGTTAGTAACGCTAGCTTACATAATTATGATGAAATTAAACGCCTTGGATTGATGATCGGTGATACGGTCGTGATTCGCCGTGCCGGTCACGTGATACCGCAGATTATCAATGTTGTGACCGCGCAACGGTCTACGGATGCGCATACAGTGAAATGTCCCCGACACTGTCCAGTATGCGGCAACGAAGTTGAGCAAGTCACAGGGGATAAGATTATTCGCTGTATCGCCGGTATAGACTGCGATGCGCAACGTAAGGAGGCGCTGAAACACTTTGTTTCCCGCCGTGCAATGAATGTCATTGGTATGGGAAGTCAAATTATTGATCAACTAGTAGATTGCAAACTAGTGCAAAACCCAGCTGATTTATTTCGGCTAAACAAAGATAGAGTGACTTGTTTGCATCGTATGGGGCCAAAGGCAGCGCAAAAATTGATTAATGCACTCGAACGTGCTAAAGAAACTACTTTTGCCCGTTTTATTTATGCGCTTGGCATTCGCGAAGTCGGGGAGGCAAAAGCAGCCCATTTGGCAATGTATTATAGAAATATGGGTGCGCTCATGGTAGCTGATATCGAATCACTAACTAATGTTCAAGATATAGGAATAATAGTTGCGACCCATGTACAAAATTTTTTTAATAACAAAAACAATCTCGCTGTAATCAATGAATTATTAAGCCCAGATATTGGCATTCAATGGGCATCTCCGCTATCCGTCTTGGACGCAGTAAATCATGCTCATCCGTTTTCTAGTAAAACTATTGTGCTAACAGGTTCTATTACTACCTTATCACGGGAAGAAATCAAGGGTAAGCTGGTAGCATTAGGCGCTAGGATTAGTGGGAGCGTCTCTGCTAAAACCGACTTATTGATTGTTGGCAAGGCTCCTGGCTCCAAGTTTATGAAAGCACAACAACTGAACATTAAGATTATGGAAGAAGCGGAATTACTTTCTATTTTAGATGCAGTAGTAAAGTCAGCAAAAATATCACAAACCTAG
- the zipA gene encoding cell division protein ZipA, which yields MIQNLRLILIIMGGMAIIVLLLHGFWTSRKEQSAVFHDPSVTKKKYQDGSDSETQLSDKTNIDKPDFDNDVPFECTYTKYDSFNYDVLIPPDEPLLAYETQQESHASCSAQQTQTTQAPHRERETVLVLNIAAYNGTVIGGEDLWQSLLQAGFQFGDMKIFHRHLSPTGGGPVLFSLANMIKPGWFNTENMTTFTTPGISMFMIVPSYGDAHQNFKLMLQSAQQIADDCGGVVLDDKRNMLTPQKLDVYKARIYNILEINNGT from the coding sequence ATGATACAAAATTTGCGTCTAATATTAATTATTATGGGTGGAATGGCCATCATTGTACTGCTGTTACATGGTTTTTGGACTAGTCGTAAAGAGCAGTCTGCAGTTTTCCACGATCCTTCAGTAACTAAAAAAAAATATCAGGATGGTAGTGATAGTGAAACGCAGCTATCTGATAAGACAAATATAGATAAACCAGATTTTGATAATGACGTACCATTTGAGTGCACGTACACTAAGTACGATTCATTTAACTATGACGTACTAATACCGCCGGATGAACCTTTGTTAGCGTATGAGACTCAACAGGAAAGCCATGCTTCGTGTTCCGCACAGCAGACTCAGACTACACAGGCACCTCATAGGGAAAGGGAAACAGTGCTTGTGCTAAATATAGCTGCCTATAATGGCACTGTAATAGGCGGGGAAGACTTATGGCAAAGCCTTTTACAGGCTGGATTCCAATTTGGTGATATGAAGATATTTCACCGTCATTTGAGTCCTACTGGCGGCGGACCAGTACTATTTAGTTTAGCAAATATGATCAAACCTGGTTGGTTTAATACGGAGAACATGACCACATTTACGACTCCTGGCATATCTATGTTCATGATAGTACCATCCTATGGTGATGCCCATCAGAACTTCAAGCTGATGTTACAATCTGCCCAGCAGATTGCCGATGATTGCGGCGGCGTCGTGTTAGATGATAAGCGTAATATGTTGACTCCGCAAAAGTTAGATGTATATAAAGCGCGTATCTATAATATTCTGGAGATCAATAACGGCACTTGA
- the cysK gene encoding cysteine synthase A yields MSKIYEDNSLTIGHTPLVRLNRIGNGRILAKVEYRNPSGSIKCRIGANMIWDAEKRGVLKPGIELVEPTSGNTGIALAYVAAARRYKLTLTMPETMSIERRKLLKALGANLVLTNGQKGMKGAIAKAEEIVLTNPKRYLMLQQFSNPANPEIHEHTTGPEIWEDTDGEVDIFIAGVGTGGTLTGVGRYLKRRTQNHNVITVAVEPSDSPVISQALAGEVITPGPHKIQGIGAGFIPENLDLSIIDRVEKITNEKAIHTARRLMEEEGILAGISSGAAVAAALKLQEEKTLFNKNIVVILPSSGERYLSTALFADLFTATELQ; encoded by the coding sequence ATGAGCAAAATTTACGAAGACAATTCGCTGACAATCGGCCATACCCCGCTTGTCCGTTTAAACCGTATTGGCAATGGCCGTATTCTAGCAAAAGTGGAATATCGTAATCCAAGTGGCAGCATTAAGTGCCGCATTGGTGCTAATATGATCTGGGATGCAGAGAAACGTGGCGTGCTAAAACCAGGTATAGAACTAGTAGAACCTACTAGCGGTAATACAGGTATTGCATTAGCCTATGTAGCGGCTGCACGTAGATATAAGCTAACTCTTACTATGCCAGAAACCATGAGTATTGAGCGGCGCAAACTACTGAAAGCCCTAGGAGCGAACTTAGTGCTGACTAATGGACAAAAAGGGATGAAGGGCGCTATTGCTAAAGCAGAAGAGATTGTTCTCACTAATCCAAAACGTTACCTTATGCTACAGCAGTTTAGTAATCCTGCTAACCCTGAGATTCATGAGCATACCACCGGCCCTGAAATATGGGAGGACACTGATGGAGAAGTGGATATTTTTATTGCTGGTGTTGGCACAGGCGGTACTCTAACTGGTGTCGGCCGTTATCTTAAGCGCCGCACCCAGAACCATAATGTGATCACAGTTGCGGTAGAACCTAGCGATTCGCCGGTGATCAGCCAGGCACTAGCTGGAGAAGTTATTACACCGGGACCACATAAAATTCAGGGTATTGGTGCCGGTTTCATTCCAGAAAACTTAGATCTAAGTATTATTGATCGTGTTGAAAAAATTACTAATGAAAAAGCAATCCATACCGCACGACGTTTAATGGAAGAGGAAGGCATCCTAGCTGGTATTTCTTCTGGTGCTGCGGTAGCTGCCGCGCTGAAATTACAAGAAGAAAAAACTTTATTTAATAAAAATATAGTTGTTATCTTGCCTTCTTCCGGTGAACGTTACCTCAGTACAGCTCTATTCGCAGATCTTTTCACAGCAACAGAATTACAATGA
- the ptsH gene encoding phosphocarrier protein Hpr, with translation MYQQTVIITAPNGLHTRPATQFVKKAKGFNSEITITSNGKSVSAKSLFKLQTLGLTHGTMITIAAKGEDEKTAVEHLVKLMAELV, from the coding sequence ATGTACCAACAAACAGTGATAATTACCGCTCCCAACGGTTTACATACTAGGCCAGCAACCCAGTTTGTCAAAAAAGCTAAAGGTTTTAATTCTGAAATTACCATCACCTCTAATGGTAAAAGCGTTAGTGCTAAAAGCTTGTTTAAACTGCAAACCCTCGGTCTTACGCATGGTACTATGATCACTATTGCCGCGAAAGGTGAAGACGAAAAGACAGCAGTAGAACATTTAGTCAAACTAATGGCAGAGCTTGTGTAA
- the ptsI gene encoding phosphoenolpyruvate-protein phosphotransferase PtsI, producing MISGILASPGIAFGKALLLKEDNIVINRKNITTPQVEQEVERFIAGRTKASAQLEAIKKKAGATFGKEKEAILEGQIALLEDEEFEQDIIVLIKEDLVSADAAVYSVIETQAQALEKLDDEYLKERVTDVRDVGKRLLRNILSMPIIDLSAINEEVVLVAVDLTPSETAQLNLDKVLGFVTNLGGQTSHTSIMARSLELPAIVGTSNVTTIVNNGDYLIIDAINNHLYINPAPVIVEKLKKLQSQYVAEKNELAKIKELPAITIDGHQVELCANIGTIREIASAERNGAEGIGLYRTEFLFMNRDSLPSEEEQFQVYKNIVKSMPTGWVIARTLDIGGDKDLPYMHLPKEDNPFLGWRAIRIGLDRKEILHTQLRAILRASAFGKLRIMYPMIISVEEVRILKLELDVLKEQLHKEHHKFDKDIKVGVMVETPAAAVIASHLSKEVDFFSIGTNDLTQYTLAVDRGNKLISHLYNPMSPAVLMLIKQVIDASHAEGKWTGMCGELAGDERATLLLLGMGLDEFSMSAISLPRIKKIIRNTTFINAKLLAEEALAQPTAEDVINLVNKFINKFIN from the coding sequence ATGATTTCAGGCATATTAGCATCACCGGGCATTGCCTTTGGTAAAGCGCTACTCTTAAAAGAAGATAATATTGTCATCAACCGGAAAAACATTACTACCCCCCAGGTTGAACAAGAAGTCGAACGTTTTATCGCTGGACGCACCAAAGCGTCCGCACAGTTGGAAGCCATTAAAAAGAAAGCAGGTGCAACTTTCGGTAAAGAAAAAGAAGCTATATTAGAAGGACAAATTGCATTATTAGAAGACGAAGAATTTGAGCAGGACATCATAGTTCTGATTAAAGAAGATCTCGTAAGCGCCGATGCTGCTGTTTACTCTGTCATTGAGACTCAGGCTCAAGCACTAGAAAAACTTGACGACGAATATCTTAAAGAACGTGTCACTGATGTGCGTGACGTTGGTAAACGCCTGCTACGCAATATTCTTAGCATGCCTATCATTGATTTGAGTGCCATTAACGAAGAAGTAGTGCTAGTAGCTGTCGATCTGACACCATCCGAGACCGCGCAGCTGAATCTGGATAAAGTGCTAGGTTTTGTTACTAATCTAGGTGGTCAGACATCGCATACCTCTATTATGGCTCGCTCACTAGAATTGCCGGCAATAGTAGGTACCAGCAATGTGACAACAATAGTGAATAATGGTGACTACCTGATTATCGATGCAATTAACAACCATCTTTATATTAACCCAGCGCCGGTAATAGTAGAAAAACTAAAAAAGCTGCAAAGTCAGTATGTTGCTGAAAAAAACGAGCTAGCTAAGATTAAAGAACTACCAGCAATTACTATCGACGGGCACCAAGTAGAACTTTGCGCTAACATTGGTACTATACGTGAAATAGCCAGTGCGGAGCGTAATGGTGCAGAAGGTATCGGTCTTTATCGTACTGAATTTTTATTTATGAACCGCGATTCCCTGCCAAGCGAAGAAGAGCAATTTCAGGTCTATAAAAATATAGTAAAGTCGATGCCTACCGGTTGGGTTATAGCACGAACTCTAGATATAGGTGGTGACAAAGACCTCCCTTATATGCATCTACCGAAAGAAGACAACCCATTCCTAGGCTGGCGAGCGATCCGTATTGGCCTCGATCGTAAGGAAATATTACATACTCAGCTGCGCGCTATTCTTCGAGCGTCGGCATTTGGAAAACTACGTATCATGTATCCGATGATTATTTCAGTGGAAGAAGTACGTATCCTGAAGCTTGAATTAGATGTGCTAAAGGAGCAATTGCATAAAGAGCATCATAAGTTTGACAAAGATATTAAAGTTGGCGTTATGGTAGAAACACCGGCTGCAGCCGTGATAGCTAGTCATCTATCCAAGGAAGTAGACTTCTTTAGTATTGGAACAAACGATTTGACACAGTATACTCTTGCAGTCGATCGGGGTAATAAGTTAATTTCTCATCTTTATAATCCTATGTCTCCGGCTGTATTAATGTTAATTAAGCAAGTTATCGACGCATCTCATGCCGAAGGAAAATGGACTGGTATGTGTGGCGAGCTAGCAGGAGATGAACGTGCTACATTATTGTTATTAGGTATGGGACTAGATGAATTCAGTATGAGTGCAATTTCTCTCCCGCGTATAAAAAAAATTATTCGTAACACAACTTTTATTAATGCAAAATTATTAGCAGAAGAAGCACTAGCTCAACCAACCGCCGAAGATGTAATTAATCTAGTCAATAAGTTTATCAATAAGTTTATTAACTAA
- the dapE gene encoding succinyl-diaminopimelate desuccinylase, giving the protein MSCPVLELTQQLMMSPSLSNQETGGQAIIIARLQALGFTIEPMVFDNTINFWSWRGNGRTLAFSGHTEVVPSYGEQSWDKENPQFKPALRDGMLYGRGAVDMKGSLAAMVVAAERFVKQHPHHEGRLAFLITSDEEASAHNGIGTVKVVDTLRARNERLDYCLVGEPSSKRQVGDVIKNGRCGSLIANIVVKGVQDNISYQHLADNPVHRAIKLLQTLVSTEWDQGNAFFPPTTMQIANIHAGTSSIHAIPSELIVQLHFLFSTELTDEIIRKRVDAILQQYGLYYHIDWWLSGNPFLTTHGELLEAVVRAVQQYQEITPRLETTGGTSYGPFIARMGAQIVELGPVSTTIHKECVSAADLQLLSRMYQRIMELLIL; this is encoded by the coding sequence ATGTCTTGTCCAGTTCTAGAACTCACGCAGCAGTTAATGATGTCTCCATCACTTAGCAATCAGGAGACCGGAGGCCAAGCTATCATAATTGCACGTCTACAGGCACTTGGCTTTACCATCGAACCTATGGTTTTCGATAACACCATAAATTTTTGGTCCTGGCGCGGTAATGGTCGTACGTTGGCCTTCTCCGGGCACACAGAAGTAGTGCCTAGTTATGGTGAGCAAAGCTGGGATAAGGAGAATCCACAGTTTAAACCAGCGCTACGTGATGGTATGCTATATGGCCGTGGCGCGGTAGATATGAAAGGCTCACTAGCAGCTATGGTCGTAGCCGCCGAGCGCTTTGTCAAACAACATCCGCACCATGAGGGCCGTCTAGCATTTCTGATAACTTCTGATGAAGAAGCGAGCGCACACAATGGAATAGGAACGGTTAAGGTAGTTGATACTCTGAGAGCTCGTAATGAACGGCTAGATTATTGTTTAGTAGGTGAACCTTCTAGCAAACGTCAGGTAGGAGATGTTATCAAAAACGGACGATGTGGATCGCTCATCGCTAATATTGTGGTTAAGGGCGTGCAGGATAATATTAGTTATCAGCATCTCGCGGATAACCCGGTACACCGAGCTATAAAACTATTACAAACTCTGGTATCCACAGAATGGGATCAAGGTAATGCTTTCTTCCCACCTACTACAATGCAGATTGCGAACATTCATGCTGGTACTAGTAGTATCCATGCTATACCAAGTGAACTAATAGTACAGTTGCATTTTCTGTTTAGCACCGAATTAACTGATGAAATCATCCGGAAGCGGGTGGATGCTATATTGCAACAATACGGCCTATATTACCACATTGACTGGTGGCTTTCCGGCAACCCATTTCTCACTACTCATGGAGAACTTTTAGAAGCGGTAGTTCGAGCAGTACAGCAATATCAAGAGATAACCCCTAGGTTAGAAACTACTGGAGGAACCTCCTACGGTCCCTTTATCGCACGCATGGGCGCGCAGATAGTTGAGCTCGGCCCGGTGAGCACAACTATCCATAAGGAGTGCGTTAGCGCTGCTGATTTACAGCTGTTGAGCCGTATGTACCAACGTATTATGGAGCTGCTAATTTTATAA
- the purC gene encoding phosphoribosylaminoimidazolesuccinocarboxamide synthase, with amino-acid sequence MKKLAEFYRGKAKTVYTTDDPHFVILEFRNDISMLDGKYLKQFDRKGMINNQFNYIIMQKLLRSGIPTQIERVLSHHETLVKKLKMIPVEFVVRNRAAGSIVKRLGIKEGQILDPPLYDLFLKNDSMNDPIINASYCRTFGWVSEVHFAKMKELTYQTNHILKNFFDDAGLILVDFKLEFGLFNDEVVLGDEFSPDVSRLWDKKTLKKMDKDLFRQSLGGVIEAYEEVARRIGVSFN; translated from the coding sequence ATGAAAAAGTTAGCGGAGTTTTATCGCGGCAAAGCAAAAACTGTCTATACTACCGATGACCCACATTTTGTGATACTAGAATTCCGCAATGATATCTCAATGCTAGATGGTAAGTATCTCAAGCAATTTGATCGCAAAGGTATGATAAATAATCAGTTTAATTATATTATTATGCAAAAATTATTGAGATCCGGTATTCCAACACAGATAGAGCGAGTACTATCTCATCATGAAACTTTGGTTAAGAAGCTAAAGATGATTCCTGTAGAGTTTGTTGTACGTAACCGAGCTGCTGGTTCAATCGTAAAACGTTTAGGCATAAAAGAGGGTCAGATTCTCGATCCTCCATTGTACGATTTATTTTTAAAAAACGACTCCATGAATGATCCAATCATCAACGCTTCATACTGCAGAACCTTCGGTTGGGTTAGCGAGGTGCATTTTGCTAAGATGAAAGAGTTAACTTATCAGACTAATCATATTCTAAAAAATTTTTTTGATGATGCTGGACTTATTTTGGTAGACTTTAAGTTAGAGTTTGGGTTGTTTAATGACGAAGTTGTTTTAGGTGATGAGTTTTCTCCAGACGTTAGCCGATTATGGGATAAGAAAACATTAAAGAAAATGGATAAAGATCTTTTTCGTCAAAGCTTAGGCGGTGTTATTGAAGCATACGAGGAAGTAGCTAGACGTATCGGCGTTTCTTTTAACTAA
- the purM gene encoding phosphoribosylformylglycinamidine cyclo-ligase, giving the protein MIDKTVFSYKEAGVDIDAGNALVNYIQGVVKQTERPEVMSKLGGFGALCALPQKYHEPILVSCIDGVGTKLRLAIDLKRYHTIGIDLVAMCVNDLVVQGAEPLFFLDYYATGKLNIETAMVVIHSIAEGCRQSGCALVGGETAEMPGIYHGEDYDIAGFCVGVVEKDNIIDGSMVQAGDSLLALASSGLHSNGYSLVRKIIACHQIDANSTKVEGKLLVDYLLTPTRIYVKTLLSLIQQIQVNAIVHLTGGGFWENIPRVLPVNTRAIINENSWEWPAVFHWIQQTGNISHNEMYHIFNCGVGMIIIVPSTNQKQALKILSSFGEKAWVLGEIKQAKAKSEKKVMII; this is encoded by the coding sequence ATGATTGACAAAACCGTCTTCAGCTATAAAGAGGCAGGTGTAGATATCGATGCCGGTAATGCATTAGTCAACTATATTCAAGGTGTCGTTAAACAAACTGAACGTCCGGAAGTAATGAGTAAGTTGGGTGGATTCGGTGCTTTATGCGCGTTACCGCAGAAGTACCATGAGCCTATTCTGGTATCTTGCATTGACGGTGTTGGTACGAAACTCCGTCTGGCTATTGATTTAAAGCGATACCACACTATCGGGATCGATTTAGTAGCAATGTGCGTAAATGATTTAGTAGTACAAGGCGCTGAGCCTTTATTCTTTCTAGACTATTATGCTACTGGAAAACTTAATATAGAAACGGCTATGGTGGTGATACATAGTATCGCCGAAGGTTGCAGACAATCTGGTTGTGCACTCGTAGGTGGCGAAACTGCAGAAATGCCGGGTATATATCACGGTGAAGACTACGATATCGCGGGCTTCTGCGTCGGAGTCGTGGAAAAAGATAACATAATCGACGGCAGCATGGTACAAGCTGGCGATTCACTTCTAGCGTTGGCATCTAGCGGACTACACTCTAATGGCTATTCACTAGTGCGAAAAATTATAGCATGTCACCAGATTGACGCTAACTCTACTAAGGTAGAAGGAAAATTACTGGTAGATTATCTACTAACTCCTACGCGTATTTATGTTAAAACGCTGCTATCATTGATCCAGCAAATTCAGGTAAATGCTATCGTACATCTTACTGGTGGTGGATTCTGGGAAAATATCCCGCGCGTTCTACCAGTGAATACTCGGGCGATAATTAATGAAAATAGCTGGGAATGGCCAGCTGTATTCCATTGGATACAGCAAACTGGTAATATCAGCCATAATGAAATGTACCATATTTTCAACTGCGGAGTTGGTATGATTATCATAGTTCCTTCTACTAACCAAAAACAGGCGCTAAAAATTCTATCTAGCTTCGGAGAAAAAGCCTGGGTACTCGGTGAAATTAAGCAAGCTAAAGCTAAAAGTGAAAAGAAAGTTATGATTATCTGA
- the purN gene encoding phosphoribosylglycinamide formyltransferase gives MKRLVVLISGEGSNLQALIEACQQRKLPAQISAVVSNKASAYGLVRAAVMNIHVHTLEIENFTESEAFDHALIDIIDQYQPDAVVLAGYMRLLSVAFVTHYADRLLNIHPSLLPRYPGLHTHRQALTNGDIVHGTSVHFVTDKLDSGPVILQARVPILPNDDEITLALRVKNQEHVIYPIVIGWLLSGRLVLRAGAAWLDNVQLPPSGYALNYPIVTYSDF, from the coding sequence ATGAAACGGCTTGTAGTTTTAATATCAGGTGAAGGAAGTAATCTCCAGGCGCTAATTGAAGCCTGTCAGCAGAGAAAGCTACCAGCGCAAATTTCGGCGGTAGTTAGTAACAAAGCTAGTGCCTACGGTCTAGTGCGCGCGGCAGTTATGAATATTCATGTCCATACCCTAGAAATTGAAAACTTTACTGAAAGTGAAGCTTTCGATCACGCTCTGATAGATATTATTGATCAATATCAACCTGATGCAGTGGTATTAGCAGGATATATGCGTCTTTTATCGGTGGCATTTGTCACCCACTACGCAGATCGTTTGTTAAATATCCATCCCTCGCTCTTACCACGTTATCCAGGTCTACATACTCACCGTCAGGCACTCACAAATGGTGACATAGTGCACGGAACTTCGGTACATTTCGTAACCGATAAGCTAGATAGTGGGCCCGTTATCTTGCAGGCACGAGTGCCTATTTTACCCAACGACGACGAAATCACATTAGCACTACGGGTAAAAAATCAGGAACATGTAATTTATCCTATTGTTATTGGCTGGTTACTATCAGGCAGATTAGTACTGCGCGCTGGTGCCGCCTGGCTAGATAACGTTCAACTGCCACCTAGCGGTTACGCTCTCAACTATCCGATAGTTACCTACAGTGATTTTTAG